In Alteromonas naphthalenivorans, one DNA window encodes the following:
- the rep gene encoding DNA helicase Rep, with product MKLNDAQQSAVTFVSGPCLVLAGAGSGKTRVITNKIAHLVRNCDMPARYIAAVTFTNKAAREMKERVAETLGKPEARGLKVCTFHTMGLTIIKAHMKELGLKPGFSLFDDKDSLALLTDLTEDTLDGDKDQLSLLQSCISNWKNDLLLPEALLKQATSTGEREFAEAYKRYQDNLRAYNALDFDDLILLPTLLLKTSETVRAKWQNKIRYLLVDEYQDTNTSQYELVKLLVGERSRFTVVGDDDQSIYSWRGAKPQNLNLLQQDFPRLNVIKLQQNYRSSGRILHCANILIQNNPHLFDKTLFSELQYGEPLRVIEAKNEEHEAERVVAELLAHKFMNRTKFKDYAILYRGNHQSRLFEKLLMSNRIPYKISGGMSFFGRTEVKDIMAYLRLLVNQDDDNALLRVINTPSRGIGRVTLEKLGNFANSLGVPMFEAACHPNLNSVLSDRAFDAVSGFARWIVEVADNATRGDTKDALRGMIKSMSYEEWLYEQSASPKAAEMGMANVSTLFGWVTDMLEGNELDSPMNLTEVVNRLILRDMMERGEDDGDGDQVQLMTLHASKGLEFPIVFLVGMEEGLLPHQSSVDEDNVEEERRLAYVGITRAQRELIFSLAKERRQFGEVINPEPSRFLYELPIDDLQWENQKPKESAEVRQQKGQSSIANLRDMLGKK from the coding sequence ATGAAATTAAACGATGCGCAACAATCAGCTGTCACCTTTGTGTCGGGCCCCTGCTTAGTATTAGCTGGCGCCGGCAGTGGTAAAACTCGGGTTATTACCAACAAAATTGCGCACCTAGTTAGAAATTGCGATATGCCAGCTCGGTATATTGCAGCGGTAACCTTTACCAACAAAGCCGCTCGCGAAATGAAAGAGCGGGTAGCCGAAACCTTAGGTAAGCCAGAAGCGCGTGGTTTGAAAGTATGTACCTTTCACACCATGGGGCTAACCATTATAAAAGCCCATATGAAAGAGCTAGGCTTAAAGCCTGGTTTTTCGTTGTTCGACGACAAAGACTCGTTGGCACTGCTAACCGATTTAACCGAAGACACGCTAGACGGCGACAAAGATCAGCTTTCGCTATTACAAAGCTGTATTTCAAATTGGAAGAACGACTTACTGCTGCCCGAGGCGTTACTAAAGCAAGCTACCAGTACCGGTGAGCGGGAATTTGCTGAAGCTTATAAGCGCTACCAAGATAACTTACGCGCCTATAACGCCCTTGATTTTGATGATCTTATTTTGTTGCCCACACTGCTGTTAAAAACCAGTGAAACCGTACGGGCCAAGTGGCAAAACAAAATTCGTTATCTGCTGGTGGATGAGTATCAAGATACCAACACCAGTCAGTATGAACTGGTAAAACTATTGGTGGGTGAGCGCTCGCGCTTTACCGTAGTAGGCGACGACGACCAATCTATTTATTCATGGCGCGGTGCTAAGCCACAAAACTTAAACTTGCTGCAGCAAGATTTTCCGCGCTTGAACGTTATTAAGCTACAACAGAACTATCGCTCTTCTGGGCGAATACTGCATTGCGCGAACATTCTTATTCAGAACAACCCCCACTTGTTCGACAAAACTCTGTTCTCTGAACTGCAATACGGCGAACCGCTTAGAGTCATAGAAGCGAAAAACGAAGAGCACGAAGCTGAACGAGTGGTAGCAGAGCTGCTAGCGCACAAGTTTATGAACCGTACTAAGTTTAAAGACTACGCTATTTTGTACCGAGGAAATCATCAAAGTCGCTTGTTTGAAAAGCTGCTTATGAGTAACCGTATTCCGTATAAAATTAGTGGTGGTATGTCGTTTTTCGGGCGCACCGAAGTGAAAGACATCATGGCTTACTTGCGTTTGTTGGTAAATCAGGACGATGACAACGCTTTGCTACGGGTAATTAATACGCCAAGCCGCGGCATAGGGCGGGTAACGCTGGAAAAGCTGGGTAACTTTGCGAACAGCTTAGGCGTGCCCATGTTCGAAGCAGCTTGTCACCCTAATTTAAACAGCGTGTTGTCGGATAGAGCCTTCGATGCCGTATCGGGGTTTGCTCGCTGGATAGTAGAAGTGGCCGACAATGCTACCCGAGGCGATACCAAAGATGCCCTTCGTGGCATGATCAAGTCGATGAGCTACGAAGAATGGTTATACGAGCAAAGCGCTAGCCCTAAAGCGGCTGAAATGGGCATGGCGAACGTGAGTACGCTATTTGGTTGGGTAACCGACATGCTAGAAGGCAACGAGCTTGATAGCCCCATGAATCTTACCGAAGTAGTCAACCGCCTTATTTTACGTGACATGATGGAGCGGGGCGAAGACGACGGTGATGGCGATCAAGTACAGTTAATGACCCTGCACGCTTCTAAAGGGCTAGAATTTCCTATTGTGTTCTTAGTGGGCATGGAAGAAGGCTTGCTACCCCATCAAAGCAGTGTAGATGAAGACAACGTAGAAGAAGAGCGTCGCCTAGCGTATGTAGGCATTACCCGTGCGCAGCGAGAGCTTATTTTTAGCCTAGCTAAGGAACGCCGTCAATTTGGGGAAGTCATTAACCCCGAGCCAAGCCGTTTCTTATACGAGCTACCCATAGACGATCTTCAATGGGAAAATCAAAAGCCGAAAGAAAGTGCCGAAGTGCGCCAGCAAAAAGGCCAAAGCAGTATTGCTAATTTAAGAGATATGCTGGGTAAGAAATAG
- the ubiK gene encoding ubiquinone biosynthesis accessory factor UbiK, with translation MLDPKKLEDLAKQIADAVPPGVRNMAEGAEGKIKQILQSQLSKLDLVTREEFDIQSQVLIRTREKLDAMEARIVQLEAKAAETTKPE, from the coding sequence ATGTTGGATCCGAAAAAACTCGAAGATTTAGCGAAACAGATTGCTGACGCCGTACCACCGGGTGTGCGTAACATGGCTGAAGGCGCAGAAGGTAAAATTAAACAGATTTTACAGTCGCAGCTTTCAAAGCTTGATTTAGTCACTCGTGAAGAGTTCGATATTCAAAGCCAGGTGCTTATTCGCACTCGCGAAAAGTTAGATGCGATGGAAGCTCGCATTGTTCAATTAGAAGCGAAAGCAGCTGAAACAACGAAGCCTGAATAG
- the ubiA gene encoding 4-hydroxybenzoate octaprenyltransferase, whose amino-acid sequence MALNLNLAQNINHIKQHPSAYSRLMRLDKPVGIYLLLWPTFWALLMASEGLPSIVIALIFTAGVVVMRSAGCVINDYADRKVDGSVKRTATRPLATGEVTPKQALTLFAGLIILAFLLVLMLNWQTVALSVIALLLAASYPFMKRYTHLPQVVLGAAFGWAIPMAFMAVSETVPAYGWWLFVANLLWTVAYDTMYAMVDRDDDLEIGVKSTAILFGKYDVPIIIGLQATMLVILYFIGGAIEAHWPYYLSLIIGAGLFYRQYQYIKNRQREGCFTAFIENHYVGLVFTLGLVANFWIG is encoded by the coding sequence ATGGCACTGAATCTTAATTTAGCCCAAAACATCAATCATATAAAACAGCATCCGTCTGCGTATAGTCGCCTGATGCGGCTAGACAAGCCCGTGGGGATTTACTTGCTGCTTTGGCCTACCTTTTGGGCATTGCTTATGGCATCTGAAGGCCTACCCAGTATAGTCATTGCGCTTATTTTTACCGCTGGTGTGGTAGTAATGCGCTCAGCGGGCTGTGTTATCAACGACTACGCCGATAGAAAAGTAGATGGCAGTGTAAAGCGCACCGCCACGCGGCCTCTGGCCACGGGAGAAGTTACTCCTAAACAAGCGCTAACCTTGTTTGCGGGGCTAATTATACTGGCCTTCTTGTTAGTGCTGATGCTGAATTGGCAAACCGTTGCTCTATCTGTCATTGCGCTGTTGCTTGCCGCTAGCTATCCCTTTATGAAACGCTACACTCACTTACCGCAAGTGGTATTGGGCGCGGCCTTTGGGTGGGCAATTCCCATGGCTTTTATGGCGGTGTCTGAAACTGTGCCTGCGTATGGCTGGTGGCTGTTTGTGGCTAATCTATTATGGACGGTAGCCTACGACACCATGTATGCCATGGTAGACAGGGATGACGACCTGGAAATAGGGGTGAAATCTACAGCCATTTTGTTCGGTAAGTACGACGTGCCCATTATTATTGGGCTTCAAGCCACCATGCTAGTTATTTTGTATTTTATTGGCGGGGCTATCGAAGCACATTGGCCGTATTATCTATCGCTAATTATTGGGGCAGGGCTGTTTTACCGCCAGTATCAATATATTAAGAACCGACAGCGAGAAGGGTGTTTTACCGCCTTTATCGAAAATCACTATGTTGGCTTGGTTTTTACGTTAGGCTTAGTGGCAAATTTTTGGATAGGTTAA
- a CDS encoding chorismate--pyruvate lyase family protein, which produces MSFPSSFPVGLNVEWMQADSAPRNNPYLKNWLLDTGSLTKRVQSLCHQFSLNVLGQAETALHANEQSLLSNQKSHLPSQAFQVREVLLCGNALPWVFARSVIPKRLVEAELANLGSEPLGKRLFNDARFIRSEFQLCQLPATALGFERTQQLWGRRSLFTLGEDSMIVAEVFLPDAPVYYSRYDNGTES; this is translated from the coding sequence GTGAGTTTTCCTAGCAGCTTTCCCGTTGGCTTAAATGTAGAGTGGATGCAAGCCGACAGTGCGCCCCGTAACAATCCGTATTTAAAAAATTGGTTACTAGATACGGGCTCCTTAACCAAGCGGGTGCAGTCGCTTTGCCATCAATTTTCGTTAAACGTGCTAGGGCAAGCTGAAACCGCACTTCATGCTAATGAGCAAAGCCTACTATCGAACCAAAAATCACATCTGCCTTCACAGGCATTTCAGGTACGAGAAGTACTGTTGTGTGGTAATGCATTGCCGTGGGTATTTGCCCGTTCCGTTATTCCTAAGCGTTTGGTTGAAGCTGAATTAGCCAATTTAGGCAGTGAACCCTTAGGTAAGCGACTGTTTAACGATGCTAGGTTTATACGCTCTGAGTTTCAATTGTGTCAGTTGCCAGCAACAGCATTAGGCTTTGAACGCACTCAACAATTATGGGGCCGACGTTCATTATTTACGTTAGGTGAAGACAGCATGATAGTGGCCGAAGTTTTTTTACCTGATGCCCCCGTTTATTATTCAAGGTACGACAATGGCACTGAATCTTAA
- a CDS encoding flagellar basal body-associated protein FliL, with product MTKSLASRFIATALLVSSAFAPAFAQDKANFAYLGLEPDIVTNYIGESSKKLGYVRVTVELMIYDVDQLEIAEHHMPLLRATAIDIFGRQPEEKVKSLTGREDIRRAILKALQDHMKKETGGEVIKNVIFTKYLYQG from the coding sequence ATGACAAAGTCACTTGCTTCACGTTTTATAGCTACCGCTCTATTAGTTAGTAGTGCTTTCGCCCCTGCATTTGCCCAAGATAAGGCAAATTTTGCTTATCTTGGGCTAGAGCCAGACATCGTTACCAATTACATTGGCGAGTCTTCAAAAAAACTTGGGTATGTTCGCGTTACCGTTGAATTAATGATTTATGACGTAGATCAGCTAGAAATAGCAGAACACCATATGCCGTTATTACGTGCAACTGCCATCGATATCTTCGGCAGACAGCCTGAAGAAAAAGTAAAATCGCTAACGGGCAGAGAAGATATTCGCCGCGCCATTCTAAAAGCACTTCAAGATCATATGAAAAAAGAAACCGGTGGCGAGGTTATCAAAAACGTTATCTTTACCAAATATTTATACCAGGGCTAG
- the glpG gene encoding rhomboid family intramembrane serine protease GlpG, whose translation MSHPLIAFRQQGVAHLLANYLGSQNITATVKPTETGDEFVVLLADDNDALKARAITEEFIQQPNNPKYQQAAWQHGENVDLVPSRQFDMKGFINNALSVPLTSIVFVLCVLVYGLSLLGLFSPIAQHLLMQPLSVLAENHEWWRLLGPAFIHFSALHIIFNLLWWCMLGAKIESTFGKSMLFVVFALSAIISNVAQAMFTTPVQGNLMLFGGLSGVVYAVMGFVWWLGWLKPQWGLSLPKSVIGFMLVWLVLGFADVLWVNMANAAHTAGLITGCLLAGLLSLGADKRKQGQ comes from the coding sequence GTGAGCCATCCTTTAATTGCTTTTCGTCAGCAAGGCGTGGCGCATTTACTGGCTAACTACTTAGGTAGCCAGAATATCACCGCCACGGTAAAGCCTACTGAAACGGGTGATGAGTTTGTTGTATTATTGGCAGACGACAACGATGCACTTAAAGCCCGCGCCATAACTGAAGAATTTATTCAGCAACCGAACAATCCTAAATATCAGCAAGCTGCTTGGCAGCATGGTGAAAACGTCGATTTAGTGCCCTCACGTCAGTTTGATATGAAAGGGTTCATCAACAATGCATTGTCGGTACCGTTAACCAGTATTGTGTTTGTACTTTGTGTACTGGTGTATGGTTTGTCGTTGCTAGGCTTGTTCAGCCCCATTGCGCAACACCTGCTCATGCAGCCACTTAGTGTGCTTGCCGAAAACCATGAGTGGTGGAGGCTATTAGGCCCCGCATTTATTCACTTCAGCGCACTGCATATTATTTTCAATCTACTTTGGTGGTGCATGCTAGGCGCCAAAATAGAAAGTACCTTTGGTAAAAGCATGCTGTTTGTGGTGTTTGCACTGTCGGCCATTATATCGAACGTGGCTCAAGCGATGTTTACTACGCCAGTACAAGGTAACTTAATGCTCTTTGGCGGCTTGTCAGGAGTGGTATACGCTGTAATGGGCTTTGTATGGTGGTTAGGTTGGCTGAAGCCACAGTGGGGCTTGTCGCTGCCTAAATCGGTAATAGGTTTTATGTTGGTGTGGCTAGTATTAGGCTTTGCCGATGTGCTGTGGGTGAACATGGCCAATGCGGCGCACACCGCAGGGTTAATTACTGGCTGTTTACTAGCAGGGTTGCTAAGCCTTGGAGCCGATAAACGAAAGCAGGGGCAATAA
- the glpE gene encoding thiosulfate sulfurtransferase GlpE: MTAFSHISVQDVANFNGDVAIVDIRDPQSFANGHMPEAKPLNNDNFAAFVEQTPKETPVVVVCYHGVSSQQAAQVIAEQGFNTVYSMDGGFEAWRLGQSVVSENS; the protein is encoded by the coding sequence ATGACAGCATTTTCACACATTAGTGTACAAGACGTAGCAAACTTCAATGGCGATGTAGCCATCGTAGATATTCGTGACCCGCAATCTTTTGCTAATGGTCACATGCCAGAAGCGAAGCCGTTGAATAACGATAACTTCGCGGCCTTTGTAGAACAAACGCCAAAAGAAACCCCTGTGGTAGTAGTGTGCTATCACGGCGTAAGCAGTCAGCAAGCCGCACAGGTTATTGCCGAGCAAGGTTTTAACACCGTCTATAGTATGGACGGTGGTTTCGAAGCATGGCGATTAGGTCAGTCTGTGGTGTCTGAAAATTCGTGA
- the tdh gene encoding L-threonine 3-dehydrogenase — protein sequence MKSLVKAKAEKGIWLQDTQEPEVGHNDLLIKIRKTAICGTDMHIYNWDEWSQQTIPVPMVVGHEYVGEVVGMGQEVRGFAIGDRVSGEGHITCGHCRNCRAGRRHLCRNTEGVGVNRSGAFAEYLVIPAFNAFKIPDNISDELASIFDPFGNAVHTALSFDLVGEDVLITGAGPIGIMAAAVARHVGARHVVITDINPYRLELARKMGATRAVDVSKEDLQDVMNELGMSEGFDVGLEMSGVPVAFRDMLKKMNHGGKVAMLGIPPQDVSVDWNQVIFKGLVIKGIYGREMFETWYKMASLLQSGLDLSPIITHTFSVDDFQKGFDTMGSGQSGKVILDWQ from the coding sequence ATGAAGTCGTTAGTTAAAGCAAAAGCTGAAAAAGGCATTTGGCTTCAAGATACCCAAGAGCCTGAAGTTGGCCATAACGATTTATTAATCAAAATTCGTAAAACCGCCATTTGCGGCACCGACATGCACATTTACAACTGGGATGAATGGTCGCAGCAAACCATACCTGTACCTATGGTAGTGGGTCACGAGTACGTAGGTGAAGTGGTTGGCATGGGCCAAGAAGTACGTGGATTTGCTATTGGTGACAGAGTATCTGGTGAAGGCCATATTACATGCGGACATTGCAGAAACTGCCGTGCAGGCCGTCGCCATTTATGCCGCAATACAGAAGGCGTTGGCGTAAATCGCTCTGGCGCCTTCGCAGAGTATTTGGTTATTCCTGCGTTTAACGCATTTAAAATTCCCGATAATATTAGTGATGAACTGGCATCTATTTTCGACCCATTTGGTAATGCTGTGCACACCGCCCTTAGCTTCGACTTAGTGGGTGAAGATGTATTAATTACCGGTGCTGGTCCTATTGGTATTATGGCAGCTGCAGTGGCGCGTCACGTTGGTGCGCGCCATGTGGTTATCACCGACATCAACCCGTATCGCTTAGAGCTTGCTAGAAAGATGGGCGCAACTCGCGCCGTTGATGTTAGCAAGGAAGACTTGCAAGACGTGATGAACGAGCTTGGGATGAGTGAAGGCTTTGATGTTGGCCTTGAAATGTCGGGCGTACCGGTCGCCTTTCGCGACATGCTAAAGAAAATGAATCACGGCGGAAAGGTGGCAATGCTAGGTATTCCACCACAAGATGTATCGGTTGATTGGAACCAAGTTATTTTTAAAGGGTTAGTGATCAAAGGTATCTACGGTCGTGAAATGTTCGAAACCTGGTACAAAATGGCAAGTTTGCTGCAAAGTGGCTTAGATTTGTCGCCAATCATCACACATACCTTCTCGGTTGATGACTTTCAGAAAGGTTTTGATACCATGGGTTCAGGACAATCAGGCAAAGTTATACTGGACTGGCAATAA
- the kbl gene encoding glycine C-acetyltransferase encodes MSAAFISHLQAQIEATKEDGLYKKERVITSQQQADIDVANGEHVINFCANNYLGLANHPDLIAAAKSGLETHGFGMASVRFICGTQDIHKQLETEISGFLGTEDTILYPSCFDANGGLFETLLGPEDAIISDALNHASIIDGVRLCKAKRYRYANNDMDSLEDQLKQAVADGARFKVIATDGVFSMDGVIANLAGICDLAEKYDALVMVDDCHATGFLGENGKGSHEYCDVMGRVDILTGTLGKAMGGASGGYTSGKKEVVEWLRQRSRPYLFSNSVAPPIVSASLKVFEMMKDGAALREQLWRNSAHFRSRMEDAGFTLAGKDHAIIPVMLGDARVASEMADKLLEKGIYVIGFSYPVVPKGQARIRTQMSAGHSIEHVDKAIDAFIEVGREMGVIA; translated from the coding sequence ATGTCAGCGGCATTTATCTCTCACCTGCAAGCGCAAATTGAGGCCACTAAAGAAGATGGTCTGTATAAAAAAGAGCGCGTTATTACTTCACAGCAACAAGCAGATATAGACGTGGCCAATGGCGAGCATGTCATCAACTTCTGTGCGAACAACTATTTAGGTTTGGCTAACCATCCTGATCTTATCGCTGCGGCTAAAAGTGGCCTTGAAACCCACGGGTTTGGCATGGCGTCTGTGCGTTTCATTTGTGGTACGCAAGACATACACAAACAGCTAGAAACCGAAATTAGTGGCTTCCTAGGTACCGAAGACACTATTTTATACCCTTCATGCTTCGATGCGAACGGCGGGTTATTTGAAACCTTGCTTGGCCCAGAAGACGCCATTATTTCTGATGCGTTAAACCATGCGAGCATTATTGACGGCGTGCGTTTGTGTAAGGCTAAGCGCTACCGTTATGCCAATAACGACATGGACTCACTGGAAGATCAACTTAAGCAAGCCGTTGCCGACGGCGCACGATTTAAAGTGATTGCTACCGATGGCGTGTTCTCGATGGACGGTGTAATTGCCAACCTTGCAGGTATTTGCGACCTTGCTGAAAAGTACGATGCACTGGTCATGGTAGATGATTGTCACGCTACAGGCTTTTTAGGCGAAAACGGCAAAGGTAGTCATGAATACTGCGACGTAATGGGCCGAGTGGATATTTTAACTGGTACTTTAGGCAAAGCTATGGGCGGCGCATCAGGCGGTTATACGTCAGGCAAAAAAGAAGTGGTTGAGTGGTTACGTCAACGCTCTCGCCCGTACTTATTCTCAAACTCTGTTGCTCCACCTATAGTTTCGGCCTCACTTAAAGTATTTGAAATGATGAAAGATGGCGCAGCATTGCGTGAACAACTATGGCGCAATTCAGCCCACTTTCGTTCTCGTATGGAAGATGCTGGCTTTACCCTTGCAGGTAAAGATCACGCTATTATTCCTGTGATGCTAGGCGATGCGCGTGTTGCTAGCGAGATGGCAGACAAGCTACTTGAAAAAGGTATTTACGTGATTGGTTTCTCATACCCTGTAGTACCTAAAGGGCAAGCTAGAATACGCACCCAAATGTCAGCTGGGCATTCTATTGAGCACGTAGACAAAGCCATTGATGCGTTTATTGAAGTAGGCCGTGAAATGGGAGTTATTGCATGA